The window TTGCAACAGCACTTTGGCGCAGGCAAGGCTATTATATTCGGCGCAGTAATGCATTAAAGTTGCGCCGGTAAGCGGCGTATAGGTATTACGATGTATAGCGTATGTTTTAGTTGTAATTTGAAGATCATTGCTGATGCACAAATTTAATTTTTCGGCATCATGCGCCAACACGGCCAAAAGCGCCTGATCTTCAAATTCCAAACCGGCATCAATAAACGCCCGGATACAATCTTTAAATTGGGGGCTACGATAATACATCTCAACCATGGTGGTAAAAAGCGGCACGCCATCATGAACTTCGTTTGGGTTTCCTCCGTCAATGAAATATTGCTTAATCATCTCGACGGAATGCACTTCTGTGGCGTAAAGGATTTGATTGTAATCGGGCATGGCATTTCAAAATTATCTGGCTATTAATAATCTCGGTCCACAGGGAAATGATAGACTCCCTTTAGTTCAAAATCATAAGTTGGGTATGCAAATTTTTCGCTACCCAAACTTACAAAGTTTTCTAAACTTGATAAACAATCGGCCCCAGGCAAATACAATTTAACTTTTTTTAAACGTAGCTATCCTCAAATTACTAAAAAGCAATTTGGCGCCGTTGTTATACTTAAATGGTGCGCTTAAAAAGAAATTTTTTGTATCCGAAGGTAAAAAAAGCTGGGTATCAGCAATTTTAGTTTTGTCCAAATAAGCCACCATTCTTTCACCGTCAACCATAATTGATACATGCATTACCCGGTTGGCGTACGGGGTAAGGTCATAATTGGTTGTTAAATATTTTCCATTTTGGTTGGCTACCGTTATTTGGTTGTTATTGTAATATAACAATGAAACGTACTCGCCACTACCTGTTAAATATTCCTTTGCGCTGTTATCGTTGGTAAAGCCAAAAAACACCGGACTCATATCGTTAATTTTATCGGCAGATGCCAGCAAATCAAACTCCAAAGTAAAATGCCGGGGGTAAAAATATTGTTTGCTTAGCCGGTAGGTTGCACTCGCTTCAAGCGCAAGCCATTTACCGTTTTCACCATTTACGGTAACAACATCACCTGCGCCATTGGTTTTAATAGTATGCGGGGATGCTCCAACAGCAACTGATGAAAAATTTTCGTTAACCAATACAGAATCACCGGCTGCGAAATCAAAAACCGAATTTATAACCGCGCGCGTTTTCTTTTGGCCCGCCTCTTCTGGAGGAGCATCGTTTTTCTTTTGATCCATCATGTCGCTGGCTTTTTGGGCTGCCTTATTCTTAGCCTTTTGCAATAAATCGCCAAACTGCGCACGTGCGTTTACGCCGCTTAAAACAAATGCAATAGCAATACAAATTGTCGTAATTTTTTTTGTTTTCATAGTTCAATGTCATTTAAAACAGGTAGTATATTTTTCTTGTAGATTTTAAAATTGCAATATATGTAACTACAAAGAAATAATATAATACTTTTTATTAATTATTATATTAAATTATCTTTAAAATAAATACGCACACATAATACCCGGTTACTATATGCCCATCCCTATCTTTTATTTAAAAAAACAAGTATTTGTTTATTTATAAATTAAGTACCCAAAAACAAACCATCCCACAACACTGTCTTTACAATGGCTTTTTGTATTTTTACCGCTCAATTTAATAATGGAAAATAAACCCATAGCACGCAAACTTCGATTACTATCGCAACTCATGGAATTGCATGAGGTTAATCCGTTTAAAATTAAGTCGATAGCTAATGCCGCTTTTAAAGTTGACAAGCTTCCCTTCCCTATTGCCGGTAAAACACTGGCCGAACTGGAAAAGGTTGACGGTATTGGCAAAAGCATTGCCGGCAAAATCATCGAGCTCCTGGAAACCGGCACCATGGCCGAAATGGAAGAAATGCTTGCCCAAACACCCGAAGGCGTGGTGGAGATGATGCACATTAAAGGTATCGGCCCCAAAAAAGTCGCCATTATATGGAAGGAACTTGGGATTGAAAACACCGGAGAACTTTTTTACGCCTGTAACGAAAACCGCCTGATTGAGGCCAAAGGTTTTGGCCTGAAAACACAGGAAGAAATCCGTAAAGCAATTGAGTTCAGGATGGCCAGTAATGGCAAATTCCTGTTTGCCCAGGTCGAAAAAGAAGCTAACGAACTGATGGATGCAGTGAAAGCTGTATTCCCCGGCGCATTAAAACATTTTGCAGGCGAATTCAGGAGGCTGAATGATATCATTACCGAACTTGTAATTGTTATTGGCAGCATAGATCAGCAGATTGCCTATGATGCCTTCTTAACATCAGAAATATTACAAAATGTGGCTCAAAACGAAAATCATATTTCGGGCGAGCTAAAGAATGGCTTACTGGTTGATATTGTTTGTGTAGAAAAAGGTGATTATTATTTAGAGCTATTTAAAAATACTGGTACTGACGACCATGTACAAGCTGTTTTAGACCGCATTAATACCCCGCTTCAGCAACCCGAGACTGAAGAACTCATATACACCAAAGCAGGCCTGGCCTGGATGCAGCCCGAAC is drawn from Mucilaginibacter ginsenosidivorax and contains these coding sequences:
- a CDS encoding ankyrin repeat domain-containing protein; the protein is MPDYNQILYATEVHSVEMIKQYFIDGGNPNEVHDGVPLFTTMVEMYYRSPQFKDCIRAFIDAGLEFEDQALLAVLAHDAEKLNLCISNDLQITTKTYAIHRNTYTPLTGATLMHYCAEYNSLACAKVLLQYGADVNAKAALDEYGFGGHTPIFHTVNQNGNSSIDMLHLLLQNGADLSLTVKGLIWGKGYEWETLMPAVNPVSYAMMGSLPQVHRKEVTVMEIVSLLLKHAYGIDYLPKNVPNAYLKRG
- a CDS encoding DNA polymerase/3'-5' exonuclease PolX, which codes for MENKPIARKLRLLSQLMELHEVNPFKIKSIANAAFKVDKLPFPIAGKTLAELEKVDGIGKSIAGKIIELLETGTMAEMEEMLAQTPEGVVEMMHIKGIGPKKVAIIWKELGIENTGELFYACNENRLIEAKGFGLKTQEEIRKAIEFRMASNGKFLFAQVEKEANELMDAVKAVFPGALKHFAGEFRRLNDIITELVIVIGSIDQQIAYDAFLTSEILQNVAQNENHISGELKNGLLVDIVCVEKGDYYLELFKNTGTDDHVQAVLDRINTPLQQPETEELIYTKAGLAWMQPELREGTMFIEKAETNTLPTLINWHDLKGSLHNHSTWSDGVNTVEEMALYCRDTLKLEYLGMCDHSKSAFYAKGLTIERVLQQQEEIDHLNKKLDGFHIFKGIESDILYDGALDYPDEILKKFDFIVASVHSILKMDEAKATSRLITAIENPYTTILGHPTGRLLLSRKGYPIDYKKVIDACAANNVIIEINANPLRLDLDWRWHQYALEKGVMLSINPDAHRLEGHLDMHYGILAARKGGLYKEMCLNALSLPEITKAFDKKRG